From the genome of Pelmatolapia mariae isolate MD_Pm_ZW linkage group LG12, Pm_UMD_F_2, whole genome shotgun sequence, one region includes:
- the LOC134638263 gene encoding NACHT, LRR and PYD domains-containing protein 1-like gives MRLKEFTPGITADGSDDETYLLQCSSAGLYQCSVTGLVFDMKGEGDVVYRIVSWNRKLLAQHHKKPAGPLFDIKCQQQSVCQLHLPHCELISTGGGQFLKVAHVNDEGIECITPHQITETHVVINITGFSCYGIFRDDTSSPGQVKALIFLFYKPLVNPHPRSVLSVLLLPRNVVIRHVLHARRELNGKEMYIDTHSRCSLFPKQVYTLSTAPDDDLIVVQPNEAEFHEEYFNSSFTLFQVIFKRDITDVNLSLTHQNSPSCVWKSEVCLLPNRMRIVSLPPNERLLNVRTSIINGISGPVLSSLLDTLLEKKVITDAEREEANVMPNKSNRARFVIDTVRNKGERASSQMIESLCELDSFFCEYLGLI, from the coding sequence ATGAGGTTAAAGGAGTTTACACCTGGCATCACTGCTGATGGGTCTGATGATGAAACCTACCTGTTGCAGTGCTCCAGTGCAGGTCTGTACCAGTGCAGTGTGACCGGCCTGGTGTTTGACATGAAAGGAGAAGGAGACGTGGTTTACAGGATTGTCTCTTGGAACAGGAAGCTGCTGGCCCAACACCACAAGAAGCCTGCAGGACCCCTGTTTGACATCAAATGTCAGCAGCAGTCTGTGTGTCAGCTTCATCTCCCACACTGTGAGCTCATCTCCACAGGTGGAGGTCAGTTCTTGAAGGTCGCTCATGTGAATGATGAGGGAATCGAGTGTATTACCCCTCACCAGATAACAGAAACTCACGTAGTTATAAACATCACAGGGTTTTCTTGTTATGGTATTTTCAGAGATGACACTTCTTCCCCTGGCCAAGTCAAAGCTTTGATTTTCCTCTTCTACAAACCTCTAGTTAATCCTCATCCGAGGTCTGTCCTCAGTGTGTTGTTGTTGCCGCGGAATGTAGTGATTCGTCATGTTTTGCACGCCAGGAGGGAATTAAATGGTAAAGAGATGTACATAGACACACATTCGCGATGTAGTCTGTTTCCAAAGCAGGTTTACACTCTGTCCACTGCTCCCGATGATGACCTGATTGTAGTTCAACCAAATGAAGCAGAGTTTCATGAGGAGTATTTTAACAGCTCATTTACATTATTCCAGGTGATTTTCAAAAGAGACATTACAGATGTTAACCTGAGTCTGACACACCAGAACAGCCCCAGCTGTGTTTGGAAAAGTGAGGTTTGTCTTTTGCCCAACAGAATGAGAATAGTGAGTCTCCCTCCAAATGAGAGGCTGTTAAATGTACGGACCTCCATTATTAATGGGATATCAGGACCTGTTCTCAGCAGTCTGCTCGACACACTGCTGGAGAAAAAGGTGATAACTGATGCTGAGAGGGAGGAAGCAAACGTAATGCCAAACAAAAGCAACAGAGCTCGTTTTGTTATCGACACTGTGAGGAACAAAGGTGAACGTGCAAGTTCAcagatgattgagtctctgtGTGAGCTTGACTCCTTCTTCTGTGAGTACCTTGGGCTGATTTAA
- the LOC134638262 gene encoding NACHT, LRR and PYD domains-containing protein 1b allele 3-like, whose translation MTMKYEPILDITVDGSYDKTYQSQCSSAGLYQCSVTSLVFVMEGEGDVVYRTVPWNRRQLAQHHKKPAGPLFDIKCQQQSVCQLHLPHCELISTGGGQSLKVANVKEEGIEFIPPHQITESHVVINITDFSGFGVVKDGDSPPGPVQAMVLLFYKPPEELNLRSFLKVLLLPRNIVIHDFKDKRRELVGEEMYIDVPSKCILYPKQVYSLSTVPDDDLINIQPYEAEYPNYSITTFQVILKTMIADINLSVTHQSSSSCVWEREVCLLPKRVRTMISSPNKRLLNVRSSFIDRISGPVLSSLMDKFLEKGVMVDGDREEADTMQSRSDRARFVIDTVRRKGEAGSSQMIEFLRVLHAFLHRNLFLI comes from the exons ATGACAATG AAATATGAACCTATCCTTGACATCACTGTTGATGGCTCTTATGATAAAACCTACCAGTCCCAGTGCTCCAGTGCAGGCCTGTACCAGTGCAGTGTTACCAGCCTGGTGTTTGTCATGGAGGGAGAAGGAGACGTGGTTTACAGGACTGTCCCTTGGAACAGGAGGCAGCTGGCCCAACACCACAAGAAGCCTGCAGGACCCCTGTTTGACATCAAATGTCAGCAGCAGTCTGTGTGTCAGCTCCATCTCCCACACTGTGAGCTCATCTCCACAGGTGGAGGTCAGTCCTTGAAGGTCGCTAATGTGAAGGAAGAGGGTATTGAGTTCATCCCCCCTCATCAGATAACAGAAAGTCATGTTGTTATAAACATCACAGACTTTTCTGGTTTTGGTGTTGTCAAGGATGGAGACTCTCCCCCTGGCCCAGTCCAAGCGATGGTTCTGCTCTTCTACAAACCTCCAGAAGAACTTAATCTCAGATCCTTCCTCAAAGTATTGTTGTTGCCAAGGAACATCGTGATCCATGATTTTAAAGACAAGAGGAGAGAATTAGTTGGTGAAGAGATGTACATAGATGTACCctcaaaatgtattctgtatcCAAAACAGGTTTACAGTCTGTCCACTGTCCCTGACGATGACCTGATTAACATTCAACCATATGAAGCAGAGTATCCTAACTACTCCATCACAACCTTCCAGgtgattttaaaaacaatgaTTGCAGATATTAACCTGAGTGTGACACACCAGAGCAGCTCCAGCTGTGTCTGGGAAAGAGAGGTTTGTCTTTTGCCCAAAAGAGTTAGAACCATGATTTCTTCTCCAAATAAGAGGCTTTTAAATGTAAGGAGCTCATTCATTGATAGGATATCAGGACCTGTTCTCAGCAGTCTGATGGACAAATTCCTGGAGAAAGGGGTGATGGTTGATGGTGACAGGGAGGAAGCAGACACAATGCAAAGCAGGAGCGACAGAGCTCGTTTTGTTATCGACACTGTGAGAAGGAAAGGTGAAGCTGGCAGTTCACAGATGATTGAGTTTCTGCGTGTGCTTCACGCCTTCCTTCACAGAAATCTTTTTTTGATTTGA